The Monodelphis domestica isolate mMonDom1 chromosome 5, mMonDom1.pri, whole genome shotgun sequence DNA segment tcttacagatgagaaaactgagagtcaAAAAAAGTGCAGAGACTTGCCAAAGCTCAACAGGTAGTAAGATCAAAggtttgaaaccaggtccttcaTCTCCAAATTCAATGTTTTTTCCCCCTGTGCCATGCTAATATCACTGCCAAAAATAAAAGGTAACATTTTCTCCCAACCTAAAAGCAAcatggaggaaggaaaaaaatttggtATGAATTTTAATTTGGGTAATCAACCACATATGGTGAATGTAATCAGCATAGCCAGAAATCCATTGTGTTACAGATGTTTGACTATCTTTGAGATTTATCATAAAACAACGGGATTCTGTGTGAAGTCATTAAAAGAATCCCTCCGCAAGTTTGTATACTTGGAAGTGGGGAGGGGTGCATGCAATGGCTACTATTCTCTTTATGCTCTCTAGGTTACCTCTGATTGAATTTCCCAGATTCTTCACTCAACTACTTTTTAAACTAGTCATAGCACTTGCTTAGTGTCAAGACCATTATGCTGAGAGCTGGGGatgcaaatttaaaaagcaagacaatctttgatctcaaggagctcagattCTCATTGGAGAAGCCAATGCACATAATAAAATCCACCCTGTAGGTCAACTGAAAATGCTAAAAGTCTTAAGAGTACAACAGTGGGGCAGATAGCAAGGTTCAGAAGGGCCATAGGTCTTAGGCCAGGGAATAGTGCTGACAGGGTTTGCCTGGGTGGACGGTCAGCTTCTTCCAAGGAACTGGAGTCCATGATTCTTTGCTCATCCAAATCATGTACCCTGGATGAGTTCTTCAGGGccctgggaggggaggaaaaggagcaaAGAAAGTAGGAAAGGTTCCTCAGCTCCCCCTACCCACTCTTTTTATCACCACCAAGACAGCTCAGAGGGATGATTTTTATGAAATCAGAATTTCTTGACGGCCTCCTTGGCCACGGAATATGTATGAAAAGGTAGAGTGCTGCAGTGAAATGTATTCTGGATATGGTGTCAGAGGACTTGTTCAAATTCAGGCGGTGTGAAATTGGGTAAATCCCTCTCAAGGCTTcagtttataaaatgaggagattaatTAGGGGTTCTTTTTTTAGTGTCCATGAGTCCCTTTGACTCTCTAGTAAAGCCTATGCATGCAACTCTTCTCAACcatatgcttttaaatgcataaaataaatacacaatatCAGaatagccaggtggctcagtcgatagagctaggcctggagtcaggaggttctgggttcaaatttgacctcagacactccctaggtggtatgatcctggtcaaatcacttaaccccaatcgccAGACCTTACTTCTCTTGTCTTGGAAGTGATTCTTAGTAGccatcctaagacagaaggtaagggtttaagaaaatataaaagatcccattatattgaaaaaaaattagggaCCCAAGATCTCTGAGAACTGATCCCATAAGTCCTTTCTAGTCCTAAGTCTCATATTGTGCTTTCTTTTGTTGATACTTGCCCTGAAGCAAAGAGGACTTTAAGACAGCAAATGGACTCCCAAACTTTCTATCACTTTTCCCATTATTCAAAGTCAGGTAGTCAGCCTGCACCATTCTGACTGATAGCCAGTCTTTCTTGAGAAAGACTCAGAATTGAGGGCAGAAGACTgcagaatgttctccctccagTTGGGAAACCTGAATCCCAGTTTGGAGGATGCCCATGATCTCCTTTTTCTGATGATTTCACAAAAATCAAATTGCGTGTCAGATGCCCAGATAAACAAGAGACATTCGCAATCAAAGCAAGTTTTGGGATCCAGCTGATTAGTTGATTCTTAATGGCTATTAGCCCAATAATCACTCAACACACATAGCTTCCAGGCAGACCAAACCCATGCATAAGCATAGTGACACCCAGGAGTACAGACGCCTCCTCCTCAGGTATATAAGGGGACCCTTAAGATTAGCCATCAGAGGAGTTGAGTCTTCAGCCTTAACTTGCCTCACACATTGgaactttctttccttctttggacTGTCATCATGAGCCGCCAGTTCTCTTGTAGATCtcgtggaggaggaggaagtggtggtggtggaggaagCTGTAATTTCAGTGCGAGCTCCGTAAACAAAGGAAGCTTGGGTTACAGTGGGTCCTGCTCAAGAGGAGGGGGCCGAGGCTTCAGTGGAGGCTCTGCGGTGGTCTCCAGTGGAAGTCGGAGGTCTGTCAGCAGTTCCCCCTGTTTGATGCGCCATGGTGGAGGCATGAGCAGCCAGAGTCTTGTTGGCCTCGGAGGGAACAGAAGCATCTCCATCAGTGTGGCCAGAGGGGGCAGTGGTTTTGGTGGCAGAGGTGGCAGCTTTGGCGGAGGAGGTAGCTTTGGCGGAAGCGGCTTTGGCGGAGGCAGCTTTGGCGGAGGTGGCTTTGGCGGAGGCGGCTTTGGTGGAGGCGGCTTTGGCAGAGGCAGCAGTTTTGGAGGAAGTGGCTTTGGAGGAGGTCGGTTTGGGCCAGGTGGTGGTTTTGGTGGCCCTGGTGGATCTGGTGGCTTTGGTCCTGGAGGATTCCCTGGAGGTGGCATTCATGAAGTTACTGTCAACCCAAATCTTCTGGAACCTCTTAATATAAAAGTTGATCAGGAGTTCCAGAATGTCAGATCCGAGGAACGGGAACAGATCAAGAAACTCAATAATAAATTTGCTACCTTCATCGACAAGGTGAGTAGGAGACCCTGAGATCTTCTTCGCTCAGTATGTCTTGGTTGAGTCAGTGATTAGTGAAAAGGAACCATGGCCAGTTAATTTTATCTGGGGGTTGCCAGTGGACGATGATAAACTAATGAACTGGATACTTTGCATGGTacaaagggaaatggagagatgGGACAATTCTACCTTGCCTATGGTAGTAGCAGGCTCAGTTTTTCATCCAGCCAGACATATATTAAGtgccctactatgtgctaggcactgtactccAGTACAgtagggatacagagaaaggctgAAGTCAGTCCctattttcaaggagctcacgATCTAATGAAGGGAGACAACATCCAAACACTTATACTCACAAGATGCATACAGGAAAaattgggggtggtggtggcaaATAACAAGGGAGGGCACCAGCATTAAGGGGGTTCAAGAAAGGCTTTATAAAAGGTGGGATTCTAGCTGGATTTTGAAAGACTTTATGACTGGCTTTCTCATTTCAGTCTAGCTGAAGGAGTATTGGGATTTAAATTTGTGAGAAAACATACTATccaaaaacaacataaaaaacgCTCATTGATTTTTGACGGTGGTCCACTAATCTGCCTAATCTTTTATGCCAAGTTAGAGATACATTTCAAGGGAGTAGAATGGTCCTTCCCACTTCTGTTCTGTGAGTCTCTTCTCTCTGTGGGGTAAGCCCTCCAAGAAACTTACAAACTTACATGCCTACCAAAATCGGGGCTTTTTGGTAAATTAAAACTCTGCCTTTAAAAGCAGATTTCATGCCTCCATGACCATAAAGTCTTTTTATTGAGGTCACCTTGGAATTTTATAGGGTTTGCTCCCACTGCATAGCAGGTGTAACTAAAACTCACAAGGCTCTTAAGAGCTTGGAGAAACCCTGCCCTCCAGTCCTGTCACAATAACCATTCTTGGGCACAATGCCAGTAAATTCTGGTTTTTGGTTTTCCTTGGCATATATGAAAGCTTTGCCAGGAATTCCACTAGGATTAGGGAGGAGCCCTTCTGGAGTCTTGGGGGCTGCTTGGTGGAATCAAAGAGATGATCTCTCAGGATGGGAAGGGTAAAGGATGAGGCAGTTGAGTGTCCCAAGGAAGGAGGGTATTAGTATATTCTCTGGCTAGTCAAATGGGTGATCAGTCCTGGTTGTGACTGGCAGTTTATCCATATCTCTGGCACAACCTATTCCTAGTTTCTGAGCCCTAGTGAAGTGAAGAGCTCATGACTTGCAAGGATGCTGAAGGTTAAGTCTTGGGGATTGGGAAATTGCAGGTACGTTTCctggagcagcagaaccaggTGTTGACAACCAAGTGGGAGATGCTCCAGCAAATTGATGTCAGTTCCCAAACAACCAACCTAGAGCCCTTATTTGAAAATTACATCAGCAGCCTGAAGCGCACGGTAGATTCTCTTGTGGCAGAGAGAACGAAGCAAGACTCAGAACTGAACAACATGCAGGATCTTGTTGAGGATTTTAAGAAGAAGTAAGTAAGAATATCTGGGGAAATACCAATGGAGCATGAATATTAATAAACACAATACATTCTCTGGGAGAACATTTTTCTACAAATGAGTTTCTGGGACAGAGAATGTCTCCTTTGAATTTCTTCAAACTATTCCTTAGATAACACTTCTAAAACGAAGAGGTCTTAGAAATTGCATTTcatatagttattattaataatgctgTTATTTACAGTGATATAATATACTGTTATTATTCCTCTGGCTATTATTATCATGTTTTCAAGGAGAGTCATTCCCAACTAAGATGATTTCAATTAAAACTGCTGTAAATCCCAGGATATGGGGTGTTTTGGGGGTAAGcctaccaaaaaacaaaaaagggcaGGAGAGGAAGTTTGCATTGTGGAGGGAGCACCAGATTTAGAATGAAATAAACTGACTTCCAATCTTCTGACTTATTACCTGTGGGACCCGGAACAAAATCCCTTTACTTGTCAGGGGCtcagatttttcatctgtaaaatgcagatattAGGCTCAATGAATTCTGAAGATCCTTCCTGGTCTCAATCTTATGATCCTGCAAAGCTCCCACTGATCTCTTTCCTCTGGATCCTaacaggtatgaagaggaaataaacaaACGTACCAGCTGTGAGAATGACTTTGTGACAGTTAAGAAGGTAAGAGAAAGATGGGGTGTTTGGCTAGAGAGGGACCTCACTGTCTTCAAATGGCAGCTTAGAACAGGAAGGAGATCTCTCAGTATAGGAAGGACCAGGGAGATGTACTAGGAAGAAGAGAGTTGAAGGGTTGGGGAAGATACAGTAGAGTGCTCCAAGGAGGACAGGGGGTTTTAGTATATTCTCTCTCTGGCAGAACAGGTGAGCATTCATCCTAGTTGTGACAAAATAGCTTTTCTTTATCTCTGGAGCAACCTATTCCTAGTCTCTGAGCCctaggaaagaaaaaggcaaaactgaaggcaaaaggagtCCAAGAAATGCTGGTGGccttttaaaaagtttctgtcttggccatttattcattcatttattgatccatttatttttttataaaaactcttTATTAGAGTACAGAGATAATTACAAAATGATATTTTCCCTCCCATAGCTTATAGCCTAGTGGAGTAattctttggaaacaaagatgGATATTCAGAAAGTGATGCAAAGCTCTCttttggggaaggaggagaagtgTTCCTTGTGGGACCATCTATTTTTATTGCTCACAAGTAATCTGCTTGATGTCCTTacccaaccctgggaaagtcaaggACTCTCAGTTTGGTGGAGAATGCAGCAGAGTGACTTTCCTATGGCCCATCATGATAttacccctttccccacttttatTTTTGAAAGGCAGCCCTTTCTGGTAGCAGAAGGCAGCCAATATGGCAGTAGCTAGGGATTTAGCTTATCCAGGCTTTTTCAATGACTTCATGATTGTTGCTTTTGACAGGGATAGTTGCAAGTGATTTGAGTCAAGTATAATGATATAAACACATAGGACTGTTTCTTATTTTAGAGCATATAGCATTAGTCAGGGGGAAAAGAGTACAAAGGAGAAAAGGGCATCCATGAGGAATGCCTTTAAATAAGCAATTctatctctttgggcctcaggttTGTCTTAACTATAAAAAGGAGTTTGGACTACTTGGTATCTTGTCGCTGGAATATTCTGAATGTTACTCCAATATGTATCAAGAAAATGGGGAACATTCTTTGAACATATAACCCCAAGATCTCTCAGAAATGCAACAAGAGGATTAAAAAGCTCTGTGTAGGAAGGCAAATTGGGCAAGGCTTATTAGGGGAAGAACTTCAAAGAAAATGCTGAAGGAACTTGTGTATGATGAAGGAAGGCTTTGAGGTGGGAGGCCTGGGGATGGGAAGAATTTCACCATCACTTTTTGAAGCACTTGGGGTTTAGGAGCATGAGAAACCATAGAGGGGAGGCAAGAAGATATGGAAACATTGAGGTGCATAGAGTGATAGACGCgttcaggaagtcctgaatttaaatcctgtctcagatccttactagttTGCCCAGAACAAAcaatttaatttctctaagcttcaatttcctcaatggtaaaatggggataataatagcacctactgcaCAGCATGGTTGAGggaatcaaattagataacatgtgattttaaatggaatttctctttctaactcttgctgctgggatgtatTAGAAATATGTAggaatgctggtgatttatgtgcgtttattttgtatcctgcaactttgctaaacatttttattatttccactagctttttggttgattctctaggatcctttaagtagactatcatatcatctgcaaagagtgatagcttggtgtcctcattgccaattttaatatcttcaattaaTTAGATAGCATGTGAAAAGCACTATGTAAACTAAAAGGGCTATATAAACATTGACCACAatcatatcattattattatgacttTATTACTCTTTCAAGGATGTGGACAATGATTACGTGAACAAAGTGGACCTGGAAACCAAGGTGAACCTGATGCAAGAAGAACTTGACTTCTTACGTGTCCTATTTGAAACggtatgattttaaaaagaatcatttcTCTTGATGTTCATTGGGGATGATGACACTGAAGCCCTCTTTCCAGCTGGTTAGGGAGCTTTCCGAAGATCAGAACAGAGAGTTCATTGACAGCCTGAAATGGTAAGACCATTGAGCAGTATTTCCAGGTGAGACTATTAGCGGTAGCTTGTATAATGTGTGACAGGACAGTTAATGTCCTGAATTGTTCCACCTATATCATAGATTCAGTcatgtgaacttttaaaaatttatttttcctcacttgtttttaaaatttctattatttattttgaaatatccttttctttttaaattgaattctatattctctttctccttcctattcTTCCCCCATCCACCGAGAAGATAAGCAAAATGATATCAGTTATACATTTGAAagtgcaaaacatatttacatgAAGCCATATTgtgaaaaaagtaataaataaataaatgaagaaaattttacTTCAGTTTGCACTTTTGAGTTCATCGGTTCTCTCTACGTAGGAGGATATCACCTTTTCATTGAGAGTGCTTTGGAATTcccttggattattgtattgttcATAGTAATCAATGCTTTCACAGTTACTCATCATTACAACATTActattactgtgcacaatgatttCCTGACTCTTCTCAATTCATTTTGCATCCGTTCATATAGTTCTTATCATGGTTTTTCCATCAACTAGAATTCTGCCCCAGAATTGCTTATTGTCAATAGAGTTGCCAATCAATGCCAGCTGCACCCTGTGCCAGCAAAGGATCTCCTGTAAACTCTTTCTGACCATTTATTGCCTGACCCCCTTACCATCTGTTAGCTGAGTTTTTAAAGCTACTGCCACTACTACCACAGTCACCTTCAATTCCCATGGCTTGTGCTGCTGCTGAACTCAAGGTCAGGTCCCCCCAATCCCATTGTCTTTCCTATTGATCTCTGAAGTTGTCTTGGGGAAAATATCTCAAtttgaccttttgttggctctgccactccaAAATTGTCATGAAGagttattttaaactttttcagaggggaatgttgggagagtttAACTGAGTTGCTGATGGTACTGTGCCATCTTGGCTCTCTCAATCACCTGAAATTTAAACAAGGCATCGGAGACAACATTTCCATTGGTGACATGACTCAATAAGTAGGCATCGTCCTTGAATGGGAGAGGGCCACTGAAATAGGAGTCTGGGTGTTGTCCCACCCTGCCGAAATGTTCTGCCTATGATCTCACTTACTTTCCCATATCCCTGCAAGTGGGAGTCATGACCAGAGTTCTGTCTATTTCAGGAGGAATCCCAGATGCAAAAATGCATCACTGATACCAATGTGATCCTGTCCATGGACAACAACCGCAACCTAGACATGGATAGCATCATCAAGGAGATCCAAGCCCAGTGTGAAGAAATTACAATGAGGAGCAAGACAGAGGCGGAAGCCCTATATCACAGCAAAGTAAGAACCTAACCAGTCCCATCACCATAGATTTTGAACTCAAGCCAGGGAGCTGCAGAAGCTTATGGGTAATTAGAAGTGATAATAAATTCACTGCCTGAAGTAGAGATTCATAATGCTTATCATCATCCCTACTTCCTCAAAGGACCCAAATCTAGGTCTATTTTCCAAATTCCCTTGGAGAATTATAGATGACATCTTAGTCTCTATAGGCTGGTAGAGGATAGAAGCTACCATCCATTGACTTCTTCAGATGTTCTAGAGCTgaagtagctaggtagcacagtagatagagttccaggtTGGGAATAGagaggacataggttcaaattcggcctcagatacttcctatttatgtgaccctggccaagtcacttaaccctgtttgctttggttttctcatctgaaaaaaatgagcTAGAAGGGGCAGCAAgttagcaaagtggatagagtgtcaggcttcAAGTTGGGagaacccaagttcaagtctaacctcagagacttcctagttgtgtggcccttaaaccctaactgcctagtccttgctgctcttttgtcctagaactgattctaagacagaaggtaagggtttaaaaagaagatatcCTAGAGTTTATCAGTCTTGAGGAGGAGGGCATGGAGGGGGTTCAGTCATCATTCTCTGGGTCTAGTCATGGGCAACAAGCAAAACCCACTACAAACAaacctcttctccttccctctttccctatttctttctctgcaaCTCTAGTATGAAGAACTCCAGATCACTGCAGGGAAACATGGAGAGagcttgaaggaagtcaagatgGAGATCAGTGAGCTGAACCGCATGATCCAGAGACTTCAGGGAGAAATTTCCCATGTGAAAAAGCAGGTGAGCCTTGACTTCAATTTGCCTTTCTGGCTGGTCTCAGTGGGAGGCTTGGATGGTGTACTGAATGAGTTTTAAGTTTCTTCTAAGGCAGTGAAGAGCCTTGTGAGtctgtgagagacagagacagagacagagacagagacagagacagagatggattCTACTATTTGCAGACAAAATTAGCCTGAACATGAAATGATCCCACATCTTGGAATTAACATTTTTCCTGATTTGGTGCTGTGTTGTACACCACACAGACTCAGCGTCTGCCTTCTAAGGGGTGCAATTGTACTTCTTGTACGTACAAAGACTCATTGTACTTtttgggctttctgatcaagAACTCTCTCTCACAGACTCAAACTCTGTTCTTTTATTCCCTATGTGACCTAGGACATGCCCTTTAAGGTTTCCAGGTCCCAGTTTCTTCTTTGAGTAAAGTGAGTGAACTGGATTAGATGATTCTACAGTATATCCTTGATCtctaaactccctgattgaagtAGTCAGTCACATTGTGTACTAcgatgtgccaagcactgtgcatCTAGGTGACTATAtcattgggcctggaatcaagaagaacttagacatttattagttgtgtgacactgagcaagtcacttaacctctgcctcaatttcctcacctgtaaaacggggataatagtagcacatACTTCCCAGATTTGATGTGACAGtccaatgagataacatttgttaagcacttcaCATAGTGCCTGGCCCATTTTAAGTGCATGATAAaggcttgtttccttctttcctgagCATTagagatacaaggaaaggcaaaagacattctctgaacattttccattttcttttctttaaaatgttaaaatgggGCAGTccgtgactcagtggattgagggtcaaACCTGGAGGTGGCTCTTAAAATAGGTttaaacctgacctcagatacttcccagctgtgtgaccctgggcaagtcactgaatcctcattgcctagcccctactgctcttctgccttggaactaatacacagtattgattctaatatggaaggtaagggtttaaaaagaaataaagaaaatggggataacaatgtCAAGCCTATCATTTCATGGTGCTGTCATGAAAACTAAATGAGGTCATGGATGTGTAGACATTGGTACACATAAATGCAAGGGATGACGATTGGTGATGACAATGCAGAGATAGGAGTGCTTTCATATACCAGTAGCAAAGTCTTTGTAGCCCTCTTCAGAATTGTAGCAATGATAATGGCACTCCCAATAAGACTTGAATTGGTCCATCGACCTTTCTGTTTCCTGTTCactttgcctttctctttccctgggcTGTGTAGCTGCCCTCTCCCATGGCTTCTCATTGACCCACAGaacctctccttccccttcttttgtAGTGCCAAGCTGTGCAAGACTCCATTGCTGATGCAGAGCAACGAGGGGAGCATGCTCTCAAAGATGCCAAACACAAGATGGAGGAGCTGGAAGAAGCTCTCCATAAAACCAAGGAGGAGCTGACCCGCCTGCTGAAGGACTACCAGGAGCTGATGAATGTCAAATTGGCCCTGGATTTCGAGATTGCTGCCTACAAGAGGCTgctggagggagaggaggaaaggtaAGGGCACTGAACGATGACTCACATTTTATGGATAGCGATGAAGACTGATAGAAGCCCCAAGTTGGCACttattcctcctctcttcccctggaGGAATGACAGAGAGGGAGGATTCTGGGGATGAGGAAAGGCACAAGAAAGCTAAGGACCAGAGAAGGGGGAAATACGGCAGCTAAAAGTTATATCTGCATTGAATAGGACCGGCTAATTGTCAGGGTAAGGtggcagaagggaaggggaagcaaCAAACAAGATGTGCTTCAGGCAGGATATCTGGTTTAAGCTCTATTTTTGCTACTTATTAGCTCTGGGACAGGTGACTTgccctctctgggtctgtttcctcaattgtaaaattccTTCCCAACTGTGGCATTTTATGAAGCTAGGTCTGAGTAGAACAGAATTGCTGAGACCAAAGTATCCCCTAGGTAAGGTTTTAAATTATATCTCCTATTCCACCTCTGAAAGAATAAACACAATTTCACCTTACACaagttcaattttaaaaaattttaaaaaatcgttATTCAGTAGTTTCTATTGTGTATAATTCTTCGTGACCACATTTGGGTTTCTTGGAAAGATGCtgaagcggtttgccatttcctcatttgacagatgacgaagtggaggcaaacagggttaagtgacttgttcagggtcacaaagcgagttagtgtctgagaccagatttgaacacaggaagatgagtctttctgattctacaCCTGATACTCATCCAtgcaccatccagctgccctatAAATACATTCTGCCATTGCTTAAATAGAAGTCTATAATTTGGCAGCAAAAGCGGGGGGGACGACagatgatttcattttcttcttttcagagAAAGGTATAAGTCATGGAATGGTAGCTCTGCTTAAGCAGACCTTTAGGCTGTATGTGAAGGGCTGTAGCTTAGAGAAGAGTTGATGAAGATTTCAGCTCGGGGTAGCGGCATGTAGAGAATACAGAAGGGACAGTCTTATTCTAGGTCCTCCTGGATCAGAATGAGAGGTGCAGCTTGACTTTTTATTTGAGTGAATTTTAAGAATACCAGACGCAatatcatttgtttaaaaaagctGGAAAGGCAAATGACTCTTTTCAGTTGGCCCATCCAGGGTCCTCCCCACCTCTTTTAGAAAAACAAGAGCATTTACAGGTAAAGAAGTGGGAGCATTCCAAAGGCAGGCCTGTACCAGCGTCTTAAAATTATGATGTCATTGTTGAAGAAAATGGGATCGTTGAAGTGGTATTTGCCACTGTTTCCTTATGGGAACTCTGATTTGCTGAGAttgatgaggaaaaaaatagcCGTCCCCAAACCCATTAGTCAGGTGGGATGTCGCTGGTGAAAGCCAAAGAGCCATTCTGAGgtattttggcttttctttccccctcatGCAGGgcattccccctctccccccactaATGAAGACAGAGTTCCACACCGCTGGGTCTTGGACTGgggttacaaaataaaaaaaatacaatttgatCACAGtatctctcccccccctcttcttccccgATAGAATCTCTGGAGAAGTCTGCAGTAACGTG contains these protein-coding regions:
- the LOC130454424 gene encoding keratin, type II cytoskeletal 2 epidermal-like, which translates into the protein MSRQFSCRSRGGGGSGGGGGSCNFSASSVNKGSLGYSGSCSRGGGRGFSGGSAVVSSGSRRSVSSSPCLMRHGGGMSSQSLVGLGGNRSISISVARGGSGFGGRGGSFGGGGSFGGSGFGGGSFGGGGFGGGGFGGGGFGRGSSFGGSGFGGGRFGPGGGFGGPGGSGGFGPGGFPGGGIHEVTVNPNLLEPLNIKVDQEFQNVRSEEREQIKKLNNKFATFIDKVRFLEQQNQVLTTKWEMLQQIDVSSQTTNLEPLFENYISSLKRTVDSLVAERTKQDSELNNMQDLVEDFKKKYEEEINKRTSCENDFVTVKKDVDNDYVNKVDLETKVNLMQEELDFLRVLFETEESQMQKCITDTNVILSMDNNRNLDMDSIIKEIQAQCEEITMRSKTEAEALYHSKYEELQITAGKHGESLKEVKMEISELNRMIQRLQGEISHVKKQCQAVQDSIADAEQRGEHALKDAKHKMEELEEALHKTKEELTRLLKDYQELMNVKLALDFEIAAYKRLLEGEEERISGEVCSNVSVSISSSTISSNVASKAGFGGSGGGGSGSGGRGSGSGGGRSYGSGGSGSGGRGSGSGGGRSYGSGGSGSGGRGSGSGGGRSYGSGGSGSGGSGSGGRGSCSEEGRGGGSRGGYGSNSGGDQGEEGCGSSVSFSFR